The genome window GCCCGGCTGGCCGGCTCGACCGGGACGACCGCGCTGCTCGCGGTCACCGAAGGCACCCGGGTGGTCCTCCGGCACTACCTCGCCGAGGGGGAGCTGGCGCGGACCCGGTACCGCCTGACGCGCAGCGTGCCCGCGCTGCGGGACCGGGAGATCTCGGGGTTGCAGCAGTACCAGCGGCTGTTCCGGGGGTTCCTGCACCGCTGGATGGGTGGCGGCGACGACACGGCGCTGCGGGCCGAGCTGATGGCGGGCGCGGTCGTGACCGCGCACAACCACGTGCTGCGCCAGTGGCTGCGTGGCCGGTCGGCCGACCCGGAGCGGGAGTTCGACGCGGCGATGGCGGAGACGGTGGCCCTGTTCACCCGGCCGGACGACGACGGCGAAGCGTCCATTGTGGTCTTCCGG of Amycolatopsis solani contains these proteins:
- a CDS encoding TetR/AcrR family transcriptional regulator, which produces MTAKERLVEAAFALFAERGYDQTTIDDITERAGVGRTTFFRTFRAKEDVIFPDHEVLLQAIEARLAGSTGTTALLAVTEGTRVVLRHYLAEGELARTRYRLTRSVPALRDREISGLQQYQRLFRGFLHRWMGGGDDTALRAELMAGAVVTAHNHVLRQWLRGRSADPEREFDAAMAETVALFTRPDDDGEASIVVFRTTKDLATVLPELDRVLGTRRP